Proteins found in one Amycolatopsis aidingensis genomic segment:
- a CDS encoding ABC transporter permease: MSLPATIARMTGLGPAPQPVAVPQGLGRRLLAHRAFQAGLGCLAVVVLLATLGPLLIKDPEATDYANQLAAPSWEHWLGTDSAGRDSFARTVAGAYNSLGAALLVFTISTLVGLLLGAAAGLLGGVFDVLLNRFVDILLGLPSLVLSLAVIGALGPGFGTLILAMCLTEWARLAKLARAHTLGSARRPEVIAARMAGAGPLRAAVGHVLPGTLVQVLIAATLNLGEIVLFLASLSFLGLGAQPPATEWGNMIAESRASYAVAPWLLIGPGLGIVLCIAGATLISDALRDCTDPAGRS; the protein is encoded by the coding sequence ATGAGCCTGCCGGCCACGATCGCCAGGATGACCGGGCTCGGCCCGGCGCCGCAGCCGGTGGCGGTGCCGCAGGGGCTGGGGCGCAGGTTGCTGGCGCACCGCGCGTTCCAGGCCGGGCTGGGCTGCCTTGCCGTGGTCGTACTGCTGGCCACCCTCGGACCGCTGCTGATCAAGGACCCGGAGGCCACCGACTATGCCAACCAGCTCGCCGCGCCGAGCTGGGAGCACTGGCTCGGCACCGACAGCGCCGGGCGGGACTCCTTTGCCCGCACCGTGGCCGGGGCGTACAACTCGCTCGGCGCGGCATTGCTGGTGTTCACCATCAGCACCCTGGTCGGCCTGCTGCTCGGCGCGGCGGCCGGGCTGCTCGGCGGGGTGTTCGACGTGCTGCTCAACCGCTTTGTCGACATCCTGCTCGGGTTGCCCTCGCTGGTGCTCAGCCTGGCCGTGATCGGGGCACTCGGGCCGGGGTTCGGCACGCTGATCCTTGCCATGTGCCTCACCGAGTGGGCCCGGCTGGCGAAGCTGGCCCGCGCGCACACCCTCGGCAGCGCCCGGCGACCGGAGGTGATCGCGGCCAGGATGGCGGGCGCCGGGCCGCTGCGGGCAGCGGTGGGCCATGTGTTGCCGGGGACGCTGGTGCAGGTGCTGATCGCGGCCACGCTGAACCTCGGGGAGATCGTGCTGTTCCTGGCGAGCCTTTCCTTCCTCGGCCTCGGCGCCCAGCCTCCTGCCACGGAGTGGGGCAACATGATCGCGGAGAGCAGGGCGAGCTACGCGGTGGCGCCCTGGCTGCTGATCGGCCCCGGCCTCGGCATCGTGCTGTGCATCGCGGGCGCCACGCTGATCAGCGACGCGCTGCGGGACTGCACCGATCCTGCGGGGCGCTCATGA